Proteins encoded by one window of Bos javanicus breed banteng chromosome 22, ARS-OSU_banteng_1.0, whole genome shotgun sequence:
- the GPX1 gene encoding glutathione peroxidase 1 — translation MCAAQRSAAALAAAAPRTVYAFSARPLAGGEPFNLSSLRGKVLLIENVASLUGTTVRDYTQMNDLQRRLGPRGLVVLGFPCNQFGHQENAKNEEILNCLKYVRPGGGFEPNFMLFEKCEVNGEKAHPLFAFLREVLPTPSDDATALMTDPKFITWSPVCRNDVSWNFEKFLVGPDGVPVRRYSRRFLTIDIEPDIETLLSQGASA, via the exons AGCGCTCGGCGGCCGCCCTGGCGGCGGCAGCCCCGCGCACAGTGTACGCCTTCTCCGCGCGCCCTCTGGCCGGCGGGGAGCCCTTCAACCTGTCCTCCCTGCGGGGCAAGGTGCTGCTCATTGAGAACGTAGCATCGCTCTGAGGCACAACGGTGCGGGACTACACCCAGATGAATGACCTGCAGCGGCGCCTTGGACCCCGGGGCCTGGTCGTGCTCGGCTTCCCCTGCAACCAGTTTGGGCATCAG GAAAACGCCAAGAACGAGGAGATCCTGAATTGCCTGAAGTACGTCCGACCAGGCGGCGGGTTCGAGCCCAACTTTATGCTCTTCGAAAAGTGCGAGGTGAATGGCGAGAAGGCGCATCCGCTCTTCGCCTTCCTTCGGGAGGTTCTGCCCACGCCAAGTGACGACGCCACTGCTCTCATGACCGACCCTAAGTTCATCACCTGGTCCCCGGTGTGCCGCAACGACGTCTCCTGGAACTTCGAGAAGTTCCTGGTGGGCCCAGACGGTGTGCCCGTGCGCAGGTACAGCCGCCGCTTTCTGACCATCGA